A genomic region of uncultured Paludibaculum sp. contains the following coding sequences:
- a CDS encoding amidohydrolase family protein, with amino-acid sequence MTRRELLTLAAAGAVQAAPIAPLIDTHIHLFEPTRFPYHALGTYQPPPEPLGPYLAFTKAAGIAHSVIVHPEPYQDDHRYLWHCFESETPPGYFKGTLLLDPIDPRTPARMAELVKAHPHRIVALRIHAMNAPGEPPEKSGSIRNRDLADRRIQQVWRKAADLDIAIQMHFLPHHAPEIGTLCRRFPQVTVLLDHMGRTGMGTPADVDSVMALAKYPKVYFKYSGWSYFTNPALPVGPIVQRAHREFGADRILWGGLGMNAKAHAEAERIFATHWAFAPAEDREKIRGRNAARLFHFE; translated from the coding sequence ATGACCCGCCGCGAACTTCTCACCTTGGCCGCCGCCGGAGCGGTTCAAGCGGCTCCTATAGCCCCTCTCATCGATACACACATCCATCTGTTCGAACCCACACGGTTTCCCTATCACGCCCTGGGTACCTATCAGCCGCCGCCGGAGCCACTAGGCCCTTACCTCGCTTTCACCAAGGCGGCCGGCATCGCCCATTCCGTCATCGTTCACCCGGAGCCCTATCAGGACGACCACCGCTACCTCTGGCACTGCTTCGAGTCGGAAACTCCGCCCGGGTACTTCAAGGGCACGCTGCTGCTGGATCCCATCGACCCCAGGACGCCGGCCCGCATGGCGGAACTGGTGAAAGCCCACCCCCACCGCATCGTGGCTCTGCGGATTCATGCCATGAATGCGCCCGGCGAGCCGCCGGAGAAGAGCGGTTCCATTCGAAACCGTGACCTCGCTGATCGGCGGATCCAGCAGGTTTGGCGCAAGGCGGCGGACCTCGACATCGCTATCCAGATGCACTTCCTGCCGCACCATGCCCCGGAGATCGGAACGCTGTGCCGCCGCTTCCCACAAGTGACGGTGCTGCTCGACCACATGGGGCGAACCGGTATGGGCACGCCGGCCGACGTCGACTCAGTGATGGCGCTGGCGAAGTATCCGAAGGTCTATTTCAAGTACTCCGGCTGGAGCTACTTCACGAATCCGGCCCTGCCCGTGGGGCCTATCGTCCAGCGCGCTCATCGAGAGTTCGGAGCCGACCGGATTCTGTGGGGCGGACTCGGAATGAATGCCAAGGCCCATGCCGAAGCGGAACGGATCTTCGCCACCCATTGGGCGTTTGCGCCCGCGGAGGACCGCGAGAAGATCCGCGGACGAAACGCCGCGCGGTTGTTCCACTTCGAATGA
- a CDS encoding ABC transporter permease, giving the protein MREILQDVRYGLRTLRKSPGFTTVAVLTLAIGIGANTAIFSFVDGVLLKPLPYANADRIMRVLEKPPGDPDSRNGISTLNFLDWQRQNSVFQYMAARTGGSVTLTGVSNPIQLRGARMSAHGFDILGVRAVLGRTFAADEDQPGKSRVAVLSHALWVSQFGSDPAIIGRVIQLDGEPNVVIGVLPEGSAFDRSFAQIFRPLVFEPQNMTRNFHWFGAIGLLKPGVTVKQAQAEMDAIGGRIARDYPDSNKGWSVAVDPLSDVTVGKQLRKSLYVLLAAVGMVLLIGCANLANLTLARGTVREREVAIRVSVGANRWRLMQQFLTESVLLSLIGGGMGVALGYVLVAGLKAAVPPFSLPPEAEITLDSRVLLFAIGLSVFTGLIFGLAPAIQATRSDLAGSMKEGSRGSSTGSAKHRLRSVLVVTEVALAFLLLAGSGLLIRSFFAMQNVDTGFNTENVITAGLPISEKRFKTPEALNTYLRQVVSNVESLPGIRDVALTSALPMQGWGYGMPFQVAGKPFVDRANRKACFFKMVSASYFRTIGMKLKKGRGLTGGDIKGAPPVTVINETMARKYFANEEPVGQRILIQEIVPGKTALGPEIPWEVVGVVKDEKVGNLDETRDNPGMYVSNEQSPVFFEALVVRAAMDPLRLQKAITDAVHQVDKDQALTDMKTLEQIKTESMASNRLNSIMLGGFAAVALLLSAIGIYGVISYSVVQRTHEIGIRAAMGARTGDVIGLILKRGVVMAAAGLVIGFLGALALTRLLTTLLFGVSARDPMTIASVGGILAAVALLASYVPARRAAKVDPMICLRYE; this is encoded by the coding sequence GTGCGCGAAATACTTCAAGACGTTCGATACGGCCTCCGGACTCTGCGGAAGAGCCCGGGTTTCACGACAGTTGCCGTTCTCACGCTCGCCATCGGCATCGGCGCGAACACGGCTATCTTCAGCTTCGTCGACGGCGTTCTTCTGAAGCCTCTACCCTATGCGAACGCCGACCGGATCATGCGCGTACTGGAGAAGCCGCCCGGTGACCCGGACTCCCGGAACGGGATCTCCACACTCAACTTCCTCGATTGGCAGCGCCAGAATTCGGTGTTCCAATACATGGCTGCGCGGACCGGTGGCTCGGTTACGCTGACAGGAGTCAGCAACCCCATTCAGTTGCGCGGCGCCAGGATGTCGGCCCACGGCTTCGACATTCTGGGCGTGCGGGCCGTGCTTGGCCGGACCTTCGCTGCCGACGAAGATCAGCCAGGCAAGAGCCGTGTCGCGGTTCTGAGCCACGCCCTCTGGGTATCTCAGTTCGGTTCCGACCCGGCCATCATCGGACGGGTCATCCAGTTGGACGGCGAACCGAACGTGGTCATCGGCGTTCTGCCCGAGGGCAGCGCGTTCGATCGCTCGTTCGCCCAGATTTTCCGGCCCCTCGTCTTCGAGCCGCAGAACATGACCCGCAACTTCCACTGGTTTGGCGCAATCGGCTTGTTGAAGCCGGGCGTCACAGTGAAACAGGCTCAGGCCGAGATGGATGCCATCGGCGGACGTATTGCTCGCGACTATCCTGACTCCAACAAAGGCTGGAGTGTGGCAGTCGATCCCTTGTCGGACGTCACCGTCGGCAAGCAGTTGCGCAAGTCGCTCTATGTACTGCTGGCCGCCGTCGGCATGGTGTTACTGATCGGCTGCGCCAATCTTGCCAATCTGACGCTGGCGCGCGGCACTGTGCGGGAAAGGGAGGTGGCAATTCGCGTGTCGGTCGGTGCCAACCGTTGGCGGCTGATGCAGCAGTTCCTCACTGAGAGTGTTCTGCTCTCCCTGATTGGTGGAGGGATGGGTGTGGCGTTGGGCTATGTGCTGGTGGCCGGTTTGAAAGCCGCGGTTCCTCCATTTTCCTTGCCGCCGGAAGCTGAGATCACTCTGGACTCGCGCGTCCTTTTGTTCGCCATCGGCCTCTCTGTGTTCACTGGCTTGATCTTCGGCCTGGCGCCCGCCATTCAAGCGACGCGATCCGATCTCGCCGGCAGCATGAAGGAAGGCAGCCGCGGATCGAGCACCGGCAGCGCCAAACACCGTCTTCGTTCCGTACTGGTGGTGACAGAGGTGGCGCTCGCATTCCTGCTGCTCGCGGGTTCCGGGCTACTCATCCGCAGTTTCTTTGCCATGCAGAACGTCGACACCGGCTTCAATACGGAGAATGTGATTACGGCGGGGCTACCGATCTCCGAAAAACGCTTCAAGACGCCCGAGGCCCTGAATACCTATCTGCGTCAGGTGGTCTCGAACGTGGAGAGCCTGCCGGGGATTCGTGATGTGGCGCTCACCTCGGCCCTGCCGATGCAGGGCTGGGGCTACGGCATGCCCTTTCAGGTGGCGGGGAAGCCCTTTGTGGATCGCGCCAATCGGAAAGCGTGCTTCTTCAAAATGGTCAGCGCGTCCTACTTCCGTACGATCGGCATGAAGTTGAAGAAGGGCCGCGGTCTGACGGGTGGCGATATCAAAGGCGCTCCGCCGGTGACCGTGATCAACGAGACGATGGCGCGGAAATACTTTGCGAATGAAGAGCCGGTTGGCCAGCGGATCCTGATTCAGGAAATCGTGCCGGGCAAGACGGCGCTCGGCCCCGAGATCCCTTGGGAAGTGGTGGGCGTGGTGAAGGACGAGAAGGTGGGTAACCTGGATGAAACCCGGGACAACCCGGGCATGTACGTTAGCAATGAGCAGAGCCCGGTCTTCTTTGAGGCGTTGGTCGTCCGGGCGGCCATGGATCCGCTGCGACTGCAGAAGGCGATCACCGACGCAGTCCATCAGGTGGACAAGGACCAGGCGCTCACCGACATGAAGACCCTGGAGCAGATCAAGACCGAGTCGATGGCCAGCAATCGTCTGAACTCCATCATGCTGGGTGGCTTCGCAGCCGTCGCTCTGCTGCTCTCCGCGATCGGAATCTATGGGGTGATCTCGTATTCCGTGGTGCAGCGCACACACGAGATTGGGATTCGAGCCGCCATGGGTGCGCGGACGGGCGACGTGATCGGCCTGATTCTCAAGCGCGGCGTGGTGATGGCGGCGGCAGGGCTGGTGATCGGCTTCCTGGGGGCTCTTGCGCTCACCCGGTTGCTGACGACGCTGCTGTTTGGCGTCAGCGCCCGCGACCCCATGACCATCGCCTCGGTGGGTGGAATCCTCGCGGCAGTGGCCCTGCTCGCGAGCTATGTGCCCGCCCGGCGGGCGGCTAAAGTGGACCCAATGATCTGTCTGCGCTACGAGTGA
- a CDS encoding TetR/AcrR family transcriptional regulator, with protein MAKTRDRRVQRTQQLLEAALLSLIKRKEFDTISVQEIIDEANVGRATFYAHYDNKEDLLESGFNGLLADLQQRQDAARSSGSSINERLFAFSHHLLAHADEHRGAFPSMVSKRGGALIQHLLRHVIVRVVRDDVKAMARTGGTDQMPEDAVVQFIAGGLFGLMMWWLGAKRCPSVEEMGELFRRLALPSVKAAFPS; from the coding sequence ATGGCGAAGACAAGGGATCGTCGCGTGCAACGAACGCAGCAGCTTCTGGAAGCGGCGCTGCTCTCGCTGATCAAGAGGAAGGAGTTTGACACGATCTCCGTGCAGGAGATCATCGATGAGGCAAACGTGGGCCGCGCCACTTTCTATGCCCACTACGACAACAAGGAAGATCTACTGGAGAGCGGCTTCAATGGACTGCTGGCAGACCTGCAGCAACGGCAGGATGCAGCCCGGTCGAGCGGCAGCAGCATCAATGAGAGGCTGTTCGCGTTCAGCCATCACCTGCTGGCTCACGCCGACGAACATCGCGGCGCATTTCCATCGATGGTGAGCAAGCGCGGCGGCGCCCTGATCCAGCATTTGCTGAGGCACGTGATCGTGCGGGTGGTCCGGGATGACGTCAAGGCCATGGCCAGGACAGGCGGCACCGATCAAATGCCGGAAGATGCGGTTGTTCAGTTCATTGCGGGTGGCCTTTTTGGGCTCATGATGTGGTGGTTGGGCGCCAAGAGGTGCCCCTCTGTCGAGGAGATGGGTGAGCTATTTCGGAGACTGGCTCTACCTTCGGTGAAGGCCGCTTTCCCGTCTTGA
- a CDS encoding IS1634 family transposase: MPSRTGRVHVATTSRTYKGKLYQTHLLRRSFRVGSQVRHETLGNISHLPPDLIDLIRRSLAGEQFLPASQAFLVERNLPHGHVQAVLGSMHRLGLDSLLASKPCRERDLVLAMIAERLLHPCSKLATTRLWHTTTLAEELGVADATEDDLYQAMDWLLARQSHIEKKLAQRHLHDGSLVLYDVSSSYYEGHTCPLARLGHNRDGKKGLPIIVYGLLTDSEGRPVAVDVYPGNTGDPTTVPDQVDKLRQRFGLSRVVLVGDRGMLTETQIGQLKQHPGLGWISALRGPAIRELVDGGSLQLSLFDETNLAEINSPVYPGERLVACFNPLLADERRRKRGELIEATEKELAKIAAQVKRRTRTPLSEAEIALKVGRVLNRYKVAKHFELNIADGVFAWTRREESIRRESQLDGVYVVRTSEPESRCSAPDAVRRYKSLAQVERAFRSLKGMDLRIRPIHHRTEDHVRAHILLCMLAFYVEWHMRRDLAPLLFQDEELSRDRTRRDPVAPAECSASAQRKKLERVTADGFPVHSFETLLRELATRCRNTCRIPSDPSATTFQQLTEPTALQARALRLLGL, translated from the coding sequence ATGCCATCCAGGACCGGCCGGGTTCATGTGGCCACCACTTCCCGGACCTACAAAGGCAAACTCTACCAGACCCACTTGCTCCGCCGCTCCTTCCGCGTCGGCTCCCAGGTCCGCCACGAAACCCTCGGCAACATCTCCCATCTCCCGCCCGATCTCATCGACCTCATTCGTCGCTCTCTCGCCGGTGAGCAGTTCCTCCCCGCCTCCCAAGCTTTCCTCGTCGAACGCAATCTCCCTCACGGCCATGTCCAGGCCGTGCTCGGCTCCATGCATCGTCTCGGCCTCGATTCGCTGCTGGCCTCTAAACCCTGCCGCGAGCGCGACCTCGTTCTCGCCATGATCGCCGAACGTCTTCTGCACCCCTGCTCCAAACTCGCCACCACCAGGCTTTGGCACACCACCACTCTGGCCGAGGAACTCGGGGTCGCCGACGCCACCGAAGACGACTTGTACCAGGCCATGGACTGGCTGCTGGCCCGCCAGTCGCACATCGAAAAGAAACTCGCCCAGCGCCACCTCCACGACGGTTCCCTGGTGCTCTATGACGTCAGCAGTAGTTACTACGAAGGTCACACCTGCCCCTTGGCGCGACTCGGCCACAACCGCGACGGAAAGAAGGGACTGCCCATCATCGTCTACGGCCTGCTGACCGACAGTGAAGGCCGCCCCGTGGCCGTCGACGTTTATCCCGGCAATACCGGCGATCCCACCACCGTTCCCGATCAAGTGGATAAGCTCCGCCAACGTTTCGGCCTGTCCCGCGTGGTTCTGGTGGGCGACCGCGGCATGCTCACCGAAACGCAGATCGGCCAGCTTAAACAGCATCCCGGACTCGGTTGGATCTCGGCCCTGCGCGGGCCGGCGATTCGCGAACTGGTCGACGGCGGAAGCCTGCAACTGTCCCTGTTCGACGAAACCAATCTGGCCGAGATCAATTCGCCCGTCTATCCCGGCGAGCGCCTGGTGGCCTGCTTCAATCCGCTGCTGGCCGACGAGCGCAGGCGGAAGCGAGGCGAGCTGATCGAGGCCACCGAGAAGGAGTTGGCCAAGATCGCCGCCCAGGTCAAGCGCCGCACGCGCACTCCGCTCAGTGAGGCCGAGATCGCGCTGAAAGTGGGCAGGGTCTTGAACCGCTACAAGGTCGCCAAACACTTCGAGCTCAACATCGCCGATGGCGTCTTCGCCTGGACCCGGCGAGAGGAATCGATCCGGCGCGAAAGCCAACTGGACGGCGTCTACGTGGTGCGCACCAGCGAGCCCGAGAGCCGTTGCTCGGCCCCGGACGCGGTACGCCGCTACAAGAGCCTGGCGCAGGTGGAGCGCGCCTTCCGCAGTCTGAAAGGAATGGATCTGCGAATCCGCCCCATCCATCACCGCACCGAGGACCATGTGCGGGCGCACATTCTGCTCTGTATGCTGGCCTTCTATGTGGAGTGGCACATGCGCAGAGATCTGGCTCCTTTGCTGTTTCAGGATGAGGAACTCAGCCGAGATCGAACTCGCCGCGATCCGGTTGCGCCGGCTGAGTGCTCGGCTTCGGCTCAGCGGAAGAAGTTGGAACGTGTCACCGCCGATGGCTTCCCCGTCCACAGCTTCGAGACTCTGTTGCGAGAGCTTGCCACGCGCTGCCGCAACACCTGCCGCATTCCTTCCGACCCAAGCGCCACAACCTTCCAGCAACTCACCGAACCCACTGCTTTGCAAGCCCGTGCCCTCCGACTCCTGGGTCTGTAG
- a CDS encoding ABC transporter permease: MHALLADLRHAFRILRNNPGFTFVAVLTLALGISVNTTVFSWVDNMLLRPFPGIQAPESLALAEIHNASGEFRNGMSFTDYLDYRDHAKLLSGLAVARFTPLSLGGDGRPRRAWGELVSGNYFDLLGVKPVLGRTFLPEEGRREAGSGPVVVISYQLWKDYFHSDPRVLGKRLRVNRNELSVVGVAPPAFLGTTPGLAYDLWAPLNMATAMGTGTGTLRYRGTRDLTTTIARLRAGVTLAQASAEMMALSNRLAAAYPDTNRGLSVWLVPLYAGHAGAQVLLQTPLRILAAVSMLLLLIVCANVANLLLARGVARRREFGIRLAMGARPLRILRQLFTETLFLAGLGAGAGVLISPWMVQTLRLLLPPLDVPLRFESATGWRTVAFTALLCIVVTLICGMAPALLALRTSLRESIESSGRGGASRSTHRLRAALVVSEVALASVALIGAGLFLRSFRNATEIHPGFDTRDITVSQFYLSASGYTGAEQRQFCRALRERLESVPGVTAVSYADQVPMGLGMMPVHALSIPGYAARPEEDMNIGRMFTAPGFPATLGIALLQGRDFTDADADKAPPVMLVNESFVRRFLRNGPAVGARLQVERRWTTIVGVVRDCKYDSLTENGRAFFYLPFRQRFEPGLNFNFYVKSTGNQAVVAQAMQREALKLNQDAIFTSTSLTQSIQGSLYPQRVAATLMGFLGSVCLILAGIGLYSVMNYAVSQRTREMGIRVALGARPVQIVRVVVGEGLTMALVRSSIWQ, encoded by the coding sequence ATGCATGCGTTACTCGCGGACCTTCGGCACGCTTTTCGGATCCTGCGCAACAATCCCGGCTTTACCTTCGTGGCTGTACTGACGCTGGCCCTCGGCATTAGCGTTAACACGACCGTCTTCAGTTGGGTGGACAACATGCTGCTGCGGCCCTTCCCCGGCATCCAGGCTCCGGAGTCGCTGGCACTGGCGGAGATTCACAACGCCAGCGGAGAGTTCCGTAACGGCATGTCGTTCACCGACTATCTGGACTACCGCGACCATGCGAAGTTGCTGTCCGGCCTGGCCGTGGCCCGTTTCACTCCACTGAGCCTGGGGGGCGACGGACGCCCTCGCCGCGCCTGGGGTGAACTGGTCAGCGGCAACTATTTCGACCTGCTGGGCGTGAAGCCGGTGCTGGGGCGCACGTTCCTGCCGGAAGAGGGGCGGCGTGAGGCAGGCTCCGGGCCAGTGGTAGTGATCAGCTATCAACTGTGGAAGGACTACTTTCACTCCGATCCGCGTGTCCTCGGCAAACGTCTGCGGGTGAATCGGAACGAACTGTCTGTCGTAGGCGTCGCTCCACCAGCGTTTCTAGGGACCACACCCGGCCTCGCCTATGACCTTTGGGCCCCTCTAAACATGGCAACCGCCATGGGCACGGGCACGGGTACGCTCCGATATCGGGGTACGCGCGACTTGACGACAACCATCGCCCGGCTTCGCGCCGGAGTCACGCTGGCGCAGGCGAGCGCCGAGATGATGGCGTTGAGCAACCGGCTGGCCGCTGCTTACCCTGACACAAATCGCGGGCTCAGCGTCTGGTTGGTTCCCCTATATGCCGGCCACGCCGGCGCGCAAGTACTGCTCCAGACGCCGCTGAGAATCCTCGCCGCCGTCAGTATGCTGCTGCTACTCATCGTGTGCGCCAACGTGGCGAACCTGCTACTGGCTCGCGGAGTGGCGCGGCGCCGGGAATTTGGAATCCGGCTGGCCATGGGTGCTCGGCCTCTACGCATCCTTCGCCAGTTGTTCACCGAGACTCTGTTTCTGGCCGGCCTTGGAGCCGGTGCGGGGGTCCTGATCTCTCCTTGGATGGTGCAGACGCTGCGGTTGCTGCTGCCGCCATTGGACGTGCCGCTTCGCTTCGAGTCCGCGACCGGATGGCGGACCGTCGCCTTTACAGCACTGCTGTGCATCGTAGTGACGCTGATCTGCGGAATGGCGCCGGCCTTGCTGGCTCTACGGACTTCGTTGCGCGAAAGCATCGAATCCAGCGGCCGCGGTGGCGCTTCCCGTTCCACACACCGTCTGCGGGCCGCGCTGGTGGTCAGCGAAGTCGCATTGGCCTCGGTGGCGCTCATCGGCGCCGGGCTCTTCCTGCGCAGCTTCCGGAATGCGACCGAGATTCACCCTGGATTCGACACGCGCGACATTACGGTGAGCCAGTTCTACCTCTCGGCCAGCGGCTATACGGGTGCTGAGCAGCGCCAGTTCTGCCGTGCGCTGCGGGAGCGCCTGGAGTCCGTCCCCGGCGTGACGGCCGTCAGCTACGCTGACCAGGTGCCGATGGGACTGGGCATGATGCCCGTCCACGCGCTCTCCATTCCCGGCTACGCGGCCCGTCCCGAGGAGGATATGAACATCGGCCGGATGTTCACGGCGCCCGGATTTCCCGCAACGCTGGGCATCGCACTGCTGCAGGGGCGTGACTTTACCGACGCCGATGCCGACAAGGCCCCGCCAGTCATGCTCGTCAACGAGTCGTTTGTGCGCCGGTTCCTTCGCAACGGCCCGGCAGTCGGCGCTCGCCTCCAGGTGGAGAGGCGCTGGACCACGATCGTCGGTGTGGTTCGCGACTGCAAGTACGACAGCCTCACTGAAAACGGCAGAGCGTTCTTCTACCTGCCGTTCCGCCAGCGCTTCGAACCCGGGCTGAACTTCAACTTCTACGTCAAGAGCACGGGCAACCAAGCCGTGGTAGCGCAGGCCATGCAGCGCGAGGCGCTCAAGCTAAACCAGGACGCGATCTTCACCTCGACCTCGCTGACACAATCGATTCAAGGTTCGTTGTACCCGCAGCGTGTGGCTGCGACCCTGATGGGGTTCCTCGGATCCGTCTGCCTCATTTTGGCGGGCATTGGGTTGTATAGCGTGATGAACTACGCGGTGAGCCAGCGCACGCGGGAAATGGGCATTCGCGTAGCCCTCGGTGCCCGCCCGGTTCAGATCGTGCGCGTGGTAGTGGGCGAAGGCTTAACGATGGCGCTAGTCCGAAGTTCCATCTGGCAATAG
- a CDS encoding AhpC/TSA family protein, translating to MKREAELAAASIREVVIFHSTTEELLPYAMGLPFAVVADPDKLLYVEFGVESSLRALLDPRAWLAIARGILWSLVEIGRGRESAPALQPHGGRFGLPADFLIASDGRVLACKYGSHAYDQWSVDEVLALAGAQATRSTSPSDI from the coding sequence GTGAAGCGCGAGGCCGAGCTTGCCGCGGCCTCCATTCGTGAGGTCGTGATCTTCCATTCGACGACCGAAGAGTTGCTGCCGTACGCGATGGGCCTGCCGTTTGCCGTGGTGGCCGATCCCGACAAACTGCTCTATGTGGAGTTCGGTGTGGAGTCCTCGCTTCGCGCCCTGCTGGATCCTCGCGCCTGGCTGGCGATTGCGCGCGGCATCCTTTGGAGCCTGGTAGAAATTGGGCGTGGACGCGAATCCGCACCAGCGTTGCAGCCGCACGGCGGCCGCTTCGGGCTGCCGGCCGACTTCCTCATCGCCAGCGACGGCCGTGTTCTGGCCTGTAAATACGGATCTCACGCGTACGATCAGTGGTCGGTCGATGAGGTGCTCGCCCTGGCCGGCGCGCAAGCCACTCGCTCCACGAGCCCTTCGGACATCTGA